In Girardinichthys multiradiatus isolate DD_20200921_A chromosome 18, DD_fGirMul_XY1, whole genome shotgun sequence, a single window of DNA contains:
- the LOC124884549 gene encoding T-box transcription factor TBX1 isoform X1 — MCKMLIQIRLRATSHNKTFASSERIALTCSLFLWPNASLVLSQACELSLPGCTDGETLSDTKAPQVYGVRVQLEMQALWRQFDQLGTEMIVTKSGRRMFPTFQVRISGMDPSAEYVLLMDFIPVDHKRYRYAFHSSSWLVAGQADVAAPSRIHFHPDSPAPGAQWMKQTVSFDTLKLTNNLLDDNGHMILNSMQRYQPRFHVVYVDPAPNSHFNAYKNFCSFSFPETRFMAVTAYQNHRITQLKIASNPFAKGFRTTEPQVWEGTASSLAGSCPPDGSTEALSPEPREQGTRPKSSTRQRSSSSVLQQELPHHKETSVEPTMESKDENGLMTPAHFLHIPVYWDFAGSSH; from the exons ATGTGCAAAATGTTAATCCAAATAAGGCTTCGGGCTACAAGTCACAATAAGACCTTTGCTTCCTCCGAAAGAATCGCGCTCACGTGCTCATTGTTCTTGTGGCCCAATGCAA GTCTTGTGCTGTCTCAGGCCTGCGAACTTTCTTTGCCTGGCTGCACAGACGGAGAGACACTATCCGACACCAAGGCCCCCCAAGTCTATGGGGTCAGAGTTCAGCTTGAGATGCAGGCACTGTGGCGACAGTTTGACCAGCTGGGCACAGAAATGATTGTTACAAAATCTGGAAG GAGGATGTTTCCAACATTTCAGGTGAGAATATCTGGGATGGATCCTTCAGCTGAGTATGTTCTGCTCATGGACTTCATCCCTGTCGATCACAAGAGATACAG ATATGCATTCCACAGCTCCTCATGGTTGGTAGCAGGGCAAGCAGATGTCGCTGCCCCGAGCAGGATCCATTTCCACCCAGATTCACCTGCCCCTGGAGCCCAGTGGATGAAGCAGACAGTGTCCTTCGACACTCTCAAACTCACCAACAATCTGCTAGATGACAATGGACAC ATGATTCTGAACTCCATGCAACGCTACCAGCCACGCTTCCATGTCGTGTATGTGGACCCAGCGCCAAACAGTCATTTCAATGCCTACAAGAACTTTTGCTCTTTCTCCTTCCCTGAGACACGGTTCATGGCCGTCACCGCCTATCAGAACCACAGG ATTACTCAGTTGAAAATTGCAAGCAATCCATTTGCTAAAGGCTTCAGGACCACAGAACCGCAGGTGTG GGAGGGTACTGCAAGCTCCCTTGCAGGATCCTGTCCACCAGATGGCAGCACAGAGGCCCTCTCCCCCGAACCTAGAGAGCAGGGAACTCGTCCAAAGTCTTCAACCA GACAAAGAAGTTCATCTTCTGTGCTGCAGCAGGAGCTGCCACACCATAAGGAGACCTCTGTGGAACCCACCATGGAGAGCAAAGATGAGAATGGCTTAATGACTCCCGCACATTTCCTCCATATCCCTGTGTACTGGGACTTTGCTGGATCATCTCATTAG
- the LOC124884549 gene encoding T-box transcription factor TBX1-A isoform X2: MCKMLIQIRLRATSHNKTFASSERIALTCSLFLWPNASLVLSQACELSLPGCTDGETLSDTKAPQVYGVRVQLEMQALWRQFDQLGTEMIVTKSGRRMFPTFQVRISGMDPSAEYVLLMDFIPVDHKRYRYAFHSSSWLVAGQADVAAPSRIHFHPDSPAPGAQWMKQTVSFDTLKLTNNLLDDNGHPRFHVVYVDPAPNSHFNAYKNFCSFSFPETRFMAVTAYQNHRITQLKIASNPFAKGFRTTEPQVWEGTASSLAGSCPPDGSTEALSPEPREQGTRPKSSTRQRSSSSVLQQELPHHKETSVEPTMESKDENGLMTPAHFLHIPVYWDFAGSSH, from the exons ATGTGCAAAATGTTAATCCAAATAAGGCTTCGGGCTACAAGTCACAATAAGACCTTTGCTTCCTCCGAAAGAATCGCGCTCACGTGCTCATTGTTCTTGTGGCCCAATGCAA GTCTTGTGCTGTCTCAGGCCTGCGAACTTTCTTTGCCTGGCTGCACAGACGGAGAGACACTATCCGACACCAAGGCCCCCCAAGTCTATGGGGTCAGAGTTCAGCTTGAGATGCAGGCACTGTGGCGACAGTTTGACCAGCTGGGCACAGAAATGATTGTTACAAAATCTGGAAG GAGGATGTTTCCAACATTTCAGGTGAGAATATCTGGGATGGATCCTTCAGCTGAGTATGTTCTGCTCATGGACTTCATCCCTGTCGATCACAAGAGATACAG ATATGCATTCCACAGCTCCTCATGGTTGGTAGCAGGGCAAGCAGATGTCGCTGCCCCGAGCAGGATCCATTTCCACCCAGATTCACCTGCCCCTGGAGCCCAGTGGATGAAGCAGACAGTGTCCTTCGACACTCTCAAACTCACCAACAATCTGCTAGATGACAATGGACAC CCACGCTTCCATGTCGTGTATGTGGACCCAGCGCCAAACAGTCATTTCAATGCCTACAAGAACTTTTGCTCTTTCTCCTTCCCTGAGACACGGTTCATGGCCGTCACCGCCTATCAGAACCACAGG ATTACTCAGTTGAAAATTGCAAGCAATCCATTTGCTAAAGGCTTCAGGACCACAGAACCGCAGGTGTG GGAGGGTACTGCAAGCTCCCTTGCAGGATCCTGTCCACCAGATGGCAGCACAGAGGCCCTCTCCCCCGAACCTAGAGAGCAGGGAACTCGTCCAAAGTCTTCAACCA GACAAAGAAGTTCATCTTCTGTGCTGCAGCAGGAGCTGCCACACCATAAGGAGACCTCTGTGGAACCCACCATGGAGAGCAAAGATGAGAATGGCTTAATGACTCCCGCACATTTCCTCCATATCCCTGTGTACTGGGACTTTGCTGGATCATCTCATTAG
- the LOC124884549 gene encoding T-box transcription factor TBX1-A isoform X4 has translation MNGLVLSQACELSLPGCTDGETLSDTKAPQVYGVRVQLEMQALWRQFDQLGTEMIVTKSGRRMFPTFQVRISGMDPSAEYVLLMDFIPVDHKRYRYAFHSSSWLVAGQADVAAPSRIHFHPDSPAPGAQWMKQTVSFDTLKLTNNLLDDNGHMILNSMQRYQPRFHVVYVDPAPNSHFNAYKNFCSFSFPETRFMAVTAYQNHRITQLKIASNPFAKGFRTTEPQVWEGTASSLAGSCPPDGSTEALSPEPREQGTRPKSSTRQRSSSSVLQQELPHHKETSVEPTMESKDENGLMTPAHFLHIPVYWDFAGSSH, from the exons ATGAACG GTCTTGTGCTGTCTCAGGCCTGCGAACTTTCTTTGCCTGGCTGCACAGACGGAGAGACACTATCCGACACCAAGGCCCCCCAAGTCTATGGGGTCAGAGTTCAGCTTGAGATGCAGGCACTGTGGCGACAGTTTGACCAGCTGGGCACAGAAATGATTGTTACAAAATCTGGAAG GAGGATGTTTCCAACATTTCAGGTGAGAATATCTGGGATGGATCCTTCAGCTGAGTATGTTCTGCTCATGGACTTCATCCCTGTCGATCACAAGAGATACAG ATATGCATTCCACAGCTCCTCATGGTTGGTAGCAGGGCAAGCAGATGTCGCTGCCCCGAGCAGGATCCATTTCCACCCAGATTCACCTGCCCCTGGAGCCCAGTGGATGAAGCAGACAGTGTCCTTCGACACTCTCAAACTCACCAACAATCTGCTAGATGACAATGGACAC ATGATTCTGAACTCCATGCAACGCTACCAGCCACGCTTCCATGTCGTGTATGTGGACCCAGCGCCAAACAGTCATTTCAATGCCTACAAGAACTTTTGCTCTTTCTCCTTCCCTGAGACACGGTTCATGGCCGTCACCGCCTATCAGAACCACAGG ATTACTCAGTTGAAAATTGCAAGCAATCCATTTGCTAAAGGCTTCAGGACCACAGAACCGCAGGTGTG GGAGGGTACTGCAAGCTCCCTTGCAGGATCCTGTCCACCAGATGGCAGCACAGAGGCCCTCTCCCCCGAACCTAGAGAGCAGGGAACTCGTCCAAAGTCTTCAACCA GACAAAGAAGTTCATCTTCTGTGCTGCAGCAGGAGCTGCCACACCATAAGGAGACCTCTGTGGAACCCACCATGGAGAGCAAAGATGAGAATGGCTTAATGACTCCCGCACATTTCCTCCATATCCCTGTGTACTGGGACTTTGCTGGATCATCTCATTAG
- the LOC124884549 gene encoding T-box transcription factor TBX1-A isoform X3, which translates to MYVEVYLLLPLGLVLSQACELSLPGCTDGETLSDTKAPQVYGVRVQLEMQALWRQFDQLGTEMIVTKSGRRMFPTFQVRISGMDPSAEYVLLMDFIPVDHKRYRYAFHSSSWLVAGQADVAAPSRIHFHPDSPAPGAQWMKQTVSFDTLKLTNNLLDDNGHMILNSMQRYQPRFHVVYVDPAPNSHFNAYKNFCSFSFPETRFMAVTAYQNHRITQLKIASNPFAKGFRTTEPQVWEGTASSLAGSCPPDGSTEALSPEPREQGTRPKSSTRQRSSSSVLQQELPHHKETSVEPTMESKDENGLMTPAHFLHIPVYWDFAGSSH; encoded by the exons atgTATGTGGAAGTTTATCTTCTTCTCCCTTTAGGTCTTGTGCTGTCTCAGGCCTGCGAACTTTCTTTGCCTGGCTGCACAGACGGAGAGACACTATCCGACACCAAGGCCCCCCAAGTCTATGGGGTCAGAGTTCAGCTTGAGATGCAGGCACTGTGGCGACAGTTTGACCAGCTGGGCACAGAAATGATTGTTACAAAATCTGGAAG GAGGATGTTTCCAACATTTCAGGTGAGAATATCTGGGATGGATCCTTCAGCTGAGTATGTTCTGCTCATGGACTTCATCCCTGTCGATCACAAGAGATACAG ATATGCATTCCACAGCTCCTCATGGTTGGTAGCAGGGCAAGCAGATGTCGCTGCCCCGAGCAGGATCCATTTCCACCCAGATTCACCTGCCCCTGGAGCCCAGTGGATGAAGCAGACAGTGTCCTTCGACACTCTCAAACTCACCAACAATCTGCTAGATGACAATGGACAC ATGATTCTGAACTCCATGCAACGCTACCAGCCACGCTTCCATGTCGTGTATGTGGACCCAGCGCCAAACAGTCATTTCAATGCCTACAAGAACTTTTGCTCTTTCTCCTTCCCTGAGACACGGTTCATGGCCGTCACCGCCTATCAGAACCACAGG ATTACTCAGTTGAAAATTGCAAGCAATCCATTTGCTAAAGGCTTCAGGACCACAGAACCGCAGGTGTG GGAGGGTACTGCAAGCTCCCTTGCAGGATCCTGTCCACCAGATGGCAGCACAGAGGCCCTCTCCCCCGAACCTAGAGAGCAGGGAACTCGTCCAAAGTCTTCAACCA GACAAAGAAGTTCATCTTCTGTGCTGCAGCAGGAGCTGCCACACCATAAGGAGACCTCTGTGGAACCCACCATGGAGAGCAAAGATGAGAATGGCTTAATGACTCCCGCACATTTCCTCCATATCCCTGTGTACTGGGACTTTGCTGGATCATCTCATTAG
- the LOC124884550 gene encoding apolipoprotein A-I-like, translating into MKFVALALAVLLAVGCQAASLQADAPSQLAHIRSAVDVYLTQAKESAIKALDQLDDTPYQELKVNLAQRLEDMHNNIKQLQSQVSPMTDSVVTTISDATAEFRASIMADIDALKVELEPKRAKLREVLEKHMEEYRTHLEPMVKEYSAKHNAEMEALRAKMEPVVEELRQKVATNVEETKAALMPIVESVRNKLVERLENLKQVATPYVEEYKEQLKKLYNQAQGVNNEELTNLREKLAPLGEEIRQRLQAMASIIGETFNKS; encoded by the exons ATGAAATTCGTGGCTCTTGCTCTTGCCGTTCTCCTGGCAGTCG GCTGCCAGGCCGCTTCCCTGCAGGCTGATGCCCCCTCCCAGCTGGCCCATATTAGGTCTGCTGTGGATGTCTACCTGACACAGGCAAAGGAAAGTGCCATCAAAGCTCTGGATCAGCTTGATGACACTCCATACCAGGAACTAAA GGTTAACCTGGCTCAGCGCCTGGAAGACATGCACAACAACATCAAGCAGCTGCAGTCCCAGGTTTCCCCTATGACAGACAGCGTTGTTACCACCATCTCTGATGCCACTGCCGAGTTCCGTGCCTCTATCATGGCCGACATTGATGCTCTGAAAGTTGAGCTTGAGCCCAAGCGTGCCAAGCTGAGGGAGGTCCTCGAAAAGCACATGGAGGAGTACCGCACCCACTTGGAGCCCATGGTCAAAGAGTACTCTGCCAAGCACAATGCTGAGATGGAAGCTCTGAGGGCCAAGATGGAGCCAGTTGTGGAGGAGCTGCGTCAAAAGGTGGCCACCAACGTGGAAGAGACCAAAGCTGCACTGATGCCCATTGTTGAATCTGTGCGCAACAAGCTTGTCGAGCGCCTGGAGAACCTGAAGCAGGTGGCTACCCCTTACGTGGAGGAATACAAAGagcagctgaagaagctctACAACCAAGCACAAGGCGTCAATAATGAGGAGCTCACCAACCTGAGGGAGAAGCTGGCTCCTCTTGGAGAGGAAATCAGGCAGAGGCTCCAAGCCATGGCTTCGATCATCGGCGAAACCTTCAACAAAAGCTAA
- the LOC124884545 gene encoding centrosomal protein of 164 kDa-like isoform X3, protein MTAAALIGDQLILEEDYDENYIPSEQEIHEYAREIGIDPDNEPELLWLAREGMVAPLPPEWKPCQDVTGDIYYFNFSSGQSTWDHPCDEHYRRLVVQERERAQLTGAAGGGGAKKDKKKKKEKKEKKEKKKKEPPKTPAALSSSSGPLASPLSTLAPLRGLDVLGPGPLSGSIPPVRGSLGSSGGLEPLKMSLPGPRSSRAASVLGSRKEEMVSLTLHGVHYEDEDDNEDDDEKISENELSPRGSDRLLKNLHLDLDALGGGLQYEDSEASGATPAEEKTEPELQDLALSGDHSPDPPSHQDSLKGRHIHLSAKADSRSQASEEGAGATTPESEHLAEGSEQEVERELNELGEGTDVQTGEGDGGKGGVKKTEEEEAGNKTNDGTKREKQGDLSQEEEKEEVNENQSRSKDRECEEEEGFCVGQDEGQDVSEGLSHSSGQKSSEQNEKKRNELKRYVDQNDESNEAENNEVNENKEVKDVEEPEIKDEVAEECLVSHDNGSGAEKMGIDGKLGVTERNIIGESQGESKKDAEEKNHKGGQEEEEDEEGESDEALLGCSISHRKLTETPEEVLERFVQSEGKETWKEGVEIEEDSEDQAPTGASESEEEVEVFKAGPSEAQPAGLGQKTLSSRPAEESGNNKNIEEVSSSMDLKLSQKVLDINDLSGTISLLEKDEREETGEDEEGNEDRGKTKTEATKSPFLSEDKDEPTARKVDRLVLHQSNQSLSSSPDLERRSPKHHKTQTLGASLGLQRPETSRGRPGRTLDAPVENTEPTIKEQGSSLVEGPNWKARMERERENEEKKDKMRAEKEERSMRQKEEEMGEEKKRLRLEVEQELEEDEEKERWLKEKEKRMHLLQEELRRGEEEEERKLREESEMKLRELRQNLLSKRREEEARLNKEAEKTLEELRESVREEREQQQQKLREESEAMLKESRIALEVERAATRDRLEAQKKRDIEHLKAESEEELEAMKKRLEREMEEKLNTLKQEVNSTERRRELIVSPRPEHQLAEYHRELSDVLQEVRDEVQREHDRKLEQLKDDHRREMNGIREKYLDEETAQKERLLYTLQEDRQRLQASHDLQLEKLRLQLDGQIQKTQLAHSRKESELRDLADKLELREKELKSQEVLLQTKAADLHRRRKKLGEEEEELDRKIEALPQLVRERDQLNEELQRLREEVAHARQLSHRAREERDEAKDQRERMREERDKAKEDKERLESKVALLQERCDRLTCRISELEQTGDGSTLPKSEQSRKKSEKATAPPDDRIDSSLHVEELDDRPLSPVPDSHSSIVEFRQYVSSHGASIQKTKQFLERERSRLLERQAALQAAQTSTAQDPSLRGPTEERMRTLQQVQGGA, encoded by the exons ATGACAGCGGCTGCTCTCATAGGAGACCAGCTGATCCTTGAAGAGGACTACGATGAGAACTACATCCCATCTGAACAAG AGATCCATGAGTATGCGAGAGAGATCGGAATTGATCCGGACAACGAGCCGGAGCTTCTGTGGTTGGCCAGGGAGGGCATGGTTGCTCCCTTGCCTCCTGAGTGGAAGCCATG CCAGGACGTGACGGGGGACATCTACTACTTCAACTTCTCCTCGGGCCAGTCCACCTGGGACCATCCCTGTGATGAGCACTACCGGCGCTTGGTGGTCCAGGAGCGCGAGCGCGCCCAGCTCACGGGCGCTGCTGGGGGTGGCGGGGCTAAGAaggacaagaagaagaaaaaagaaaagaaggaaaaaaaggagaagaagaagaaggagccACCGAAGACTCCAGCA GCACTGAGTTCATCTTCGGGGCCATTAGCGTCCCCGCTGTCCACTTTGGCACCTCTGAGAGGTCTAGACGTCCTTGGGCCAGGCCCTCTCTCTGGGTCTATCCCGCCGGTCCGGGGGTCCCTCGGCAGCTCTGGGGGGCTGGAACCTCTCAAGATGTCCCTTCCA ggCCCTCGGAGCAGTAGAGCAGCAAGTGTTTTAGGCTCCAGGAAAGAGGAGATGGTTTCACTTACTTTGCACGGTGTACATTATGAGGATGAGGATGAtaatgaggatgatgatgagaAAATCTCTGAAAATGAG CTGAGTCCCCGTGGATCCGACAGACTACTGAAGAACCTCCATCTAGACCTGGATGCTCTTGGAGGAGGCCTGCAGTATGAG GACAGTGAAGCCAGTGGTGCGACCCCAGCTGAGGAGAAGACGGAGCCGGAGCTGCAGGATCTGGCCCTGTCTGGAGACCATAGCCCCGACCCACCATCCCACCAG GACTCTCTAAAGGGCCGCCACATCCACCTCTCTGCCAAGGCGGACAGCAGAAGCCAAGCCAGTGAGGAGGGAGCTGGTGCTACCACCCCTGAGTCTGAACACTTAGCTGAGGGGTCAGAACAGGAGGTGGAGAGGGAGTTAAATGAGCTGGGGGAAGGGACAGATGTCCAAACAGGTGAGGGAGATGGTGGAAAGGGAGGAGTAAAGAAGACAGAGGAAGAAGAGGCAGGGAATAAGACGAACGATGGAACAAAAAGAGAGAAGCAAGGTGATCTAAGCCAGGAAGAGGAAAAGGAAGAAGTGAATGAGAATCAGAGTAGAAGTAAAGACAGAGaatgtgaggaggaggagggattCTGTGTTGGCCAAGATGAAGGGCAAGATGTTTCAGAAGGCTTAAGTCATAGCAGTGGACAGAAGAGCAGtgaacaaaatgaaaagaaaagaaatgagtTAAAAAGATATGTTGACCAAAATGATGAAAGCAATGAGGCTGAGAATAATGAAGTGAATGAGAATAAAGAAGTGAAAGATGTAGAAGAGCCAGAAATCAAGGATGAAGTTGCTGAAGAATGCCTTGTTTCTCATGATAATGGTAGTGGAGCTGAGAAGATGGGGATAGATGGAAAGCTAGGTGTGACCGAGAGAAACATTATTGGTGAATCCCAGGGTGAAAGTAAGAAGGATGCGGAAGAAAAGAATCACAAAGGAGGacaggaagaggaagaagacgAGGAGGGTGAGAGTGACGAGGCTCTGCTGGGATGTTCCATAAGCCACAGAAAACTGACCGAGACTCCAGAGGAGGTTTTAGAAAGATTTGTACAGAGCGAAGGAAAGGAGACGTGGAAGGAAGGAGTGGAGATAGAAGAGGATTCAGAGGACCAAGCTCCTACAGGAGCATCAGAAAGTGAAGAAGAAGTCGAGGTGTTTAAAGCAGGGCCGTCTGAAGCCCAGCCAGCTGGGCTAGGACAGAAGACTCTGTCCTCCCGACCTGCAGAG GAGTCTGGGAACAATAAGAACATTGAAGAGGTTTCTTCTTCCATGGATCTGAAG CTGTCACAGAAGGTTTTAGACATCAACGATCTGTCTGGGACAATCAGTCTGCTGGAGAAAGATGAGAGGGAGGAAACAGGAGAAGATGAAGAGGGGAATGAGGACAGAGGAAAGACAAAGACTGAGGCCACCAAGAG TCCCTTCCTGTCTGAAGACAAAGACGAGCCAACAGCTCGCAAAGTGGATCGACTTGTCCTCCACCAGTCCAACCAGTCATTGTCCAGCTCCCCCGATCTAGAACGAAGGTCCCCCAAAcatcacaaaacacaaaccctCGGTGCATCTCTGGGGCTGCAGAGACCCGAAACCTCTAGAGGTCGGCCAGGCCGGACGTTAGATGCCCCGGTTGAAAATACAGAACCCACCATAAAAGAACAAGGAAGTTCTCTGGTGGAAGGGCCAAACTGGAAAGCACGgatggagagagaaagggagaacgaggaaaagaaggacaagATGAGGGCAGAGAAAGAGGAGAGGAGTATGAggcagaaggaggaggaaatGGGGGAGGAAAAGAAGAGGCTGAGATTGGAGGTTGAacaagagctggaggaggatgaggagaagGAGCGCTGgttgaaagaaaaggaaaagaggatGCATCTCCTTCAGGAGGAactgaggagaggagaggaggaggaggaaaggaAACTGAGAGAGGAAAGTGAGATGAAACTGAG GGAGCTGCGGCAGAACCTGCTGTCtaagaggagagaggaggaggccAGGCTGAacaaggaggcagagaaaaCCCTGGAGGAACTCCGAGAGTCTGTCagggaggagagggagcagcagcagcagaagctcag GGAAGAGAGTGAGGCGATGTTAAAGGAGTCACGCATCGCCCTGGAGGTGGAGCGAGCAGCAACACGTGACAGACTGGAGGCGCAGAAGAAGCGGGACATCGAACATCTGAAGGCTGAGTcagaggaggagctggaggccaTGAAGAAAAGGCTGGAGAGGGAGATGGAGGAGAAACTGAACACTCTTAAACAAGAG GTCAACAGcacagagaggaggagggagctGATAGTAAGTCCTCGACCTGAACACCAGCTGGCAGAGTACCACAGAGAG CTGAGCGATGTGCTGCAGGAAGTGCGGGACGAGGTGCAGCGGGAACACGACAGGAAGCTAGAGCAGCTGAAGGACGACCACAGGAGGGAGATGAATGGAATCAGGGAAAAATATCTGGATGAG GAGACTGCTCAGAAGGAGCGCCTATTGTATACGCTACAGGAGGACAGACAGCGCCTCCAGGCATCACATGATCTCCAGTTGGAGAAACTCCGCCTGCAGCTCGATGGACAGATCCAAAAGACTCAGCTAGCTCATTCGCGTAAG GAGTCGGAGCTGCGGGATCTGGCAGATAAGTTGGAGCTGAGAGAGAAAGAGCTGAAGAGCCAGGAAGTCTTGCTGCAAACCAAG GCTGCAGATCTTCataggaggaggaagaagctcggtgaagaggaggaagaattAGACAGAAAGATAGAG GCTTTACCTCAGCTGGTCCGGGAGAGAGACCAGCTGAACGAGGAGCTGCAGAGGCTGAGGGAGGAGGTGGCACACGCCCGGCAGCTCTCTCACAGAGCCAGGGAAGAAAGGGATGAGGCCAAGGACCAGCGGGAGAGGATGAGAGAGGAGAGAGACAAAGCCAAGGAGGACAAGGAGCGGCTGGAGAGCAAGGTGGCGCTGCTGCAGGAGAGATGCGACCGCCTCACCTGCAGAATCAG TGAGCTCGAACAAACTGGAGATGGAAGCACTTTGCCCAAATCAGAGCAGAGCAGAAAGAAGTCAGAGAAGGCAACAGCGCCCCCTGATGACAGAATAGACTCATCGCTACATGTCGAGGAGCTGGACGACCGGCCTCTCTCCCCTGTACCCGACAGCCACAGCAGCATCGTCGA